The sequence GAGCAGGCGAAGTACCGTGGGGCACCGATTTGAGATTATCGTACTCAAGAAGGGGGTGCCGCTCTCATCCACACCCTGATGCCCGGGTCCAGCACAACGCTATCGGGCATCGCGATCCTCCCGGATCAGGTCTGCGGCAGGCCCCCCTTCACCCAGGGAGCGGTGGGCTTCCCGTGCCCGTGCCAGGAGCCGGGCCTTGCGCCTCTGTACGAAGGCGCGGACATCGTCCTGCCACGTGGGTTCTTCGATCATCTTTCGATCCGGCATAAGCCCTTCACACCTCTTCGCTCCGGAAGTATCCTCGCCTCACTTCAGCAGGTCAGCGATCTGGCGCGCCTCCTGTATATGGTACTGCCCTTCAGCCGTCGGGGTGCCGGCATGGCAGAACATGAACTCCGACCCGAAGAGGGGCAGGATCGCACGGGCGTAGCGGAACTCGGCGCCCATGATACTCGTGCAGATGGGTTTCTGGGCCTGGTGGGTGAAGGCGACGAGCGCAAGGAGGTCGTCGGTGGTGCGGGGTTTCACGACGATCTTCGGGATATCCCCGTAGGACCTGAGCATACTCTCGATCTTTCCCAGTTCTGGGGGGGTGGGCATCTCGCTCGTATGCAGCGATGCGAGGATCTGGACCCCCTGGCTCTTGATGAGCGGTGCGTGGTCCCGGTAACGGGCCTCGACGTCCACGAAATCGACGTATCTCGTGATCGGGCCGATGATCCTGGTCCAGAGGTCCGCGTTGCCGACGAACCGCCCCCCTTCCTCCCTGCTCCTGAGCGTGGCGATCAGGGGGATTGCGGTCTTCTCCCGGATCACACGGACCTGGTCCAGCAGGTCGCCGGCCATCCTGTCGAGCCTGATCTCGATGAACGTCGGGCTGTACTTCACCGCCTCGTCGATAACGCCGGCATCCTCCACAGAGACGACGATCTTCATATTCACCGGAGATATAACCGCTCTATCATTTAAATGTCTGCCCGCCTCCTCCGGCGTTCAGGAGCGGCCCCTGCCCCCATCACTCCCCCATCGCATCGTGACGCTCCAGCATGGCGGCGAAGACCTCGTCAAAGACTCCCGGGAGCCGTTGCCGGAGTTCCTGCACCCCGACCTCGGTTATGCCGCCGCCGGTCGCGACCCGCCGGATCAGGTCAGAGGGAGCCTCGCCGGTCTCCCTGAGGTAGGCGGCCGTAGCCGTGACCATCCCTGTCGCCAGCACGAGTGTCTGGTCCGGCGAAAGTCCGCTTGCCCGGGCCGTCGCCCCCGCCAGTTCCTCGATGATGGCGGCAAGCAGCCCCGGGCCGCAACTCGAAAGAAGCGTTGCCGCCGGGAGTTCATCCTCCTCGACGAGCACCACATCCCCGATCGACGAGAAGATCCCCTCCACCCGGAGGGCGTCGTTCATCCCGATCTGGCGCCCGTGGCAGATCAGCGTCGTCCCCTGCCCGACCGCGGAGGTGACCGTGGGCACAACGCGGGTGACCGACCCCGTAAACGCCGCTTCGAGATCAGCAAGGCCCACGCCGGCGGCGAGCGAGACGATATGCTCATCCCCGTCCATCACCGGAACAATCTCGCGGAGGACAGTCATTATCTCCTGCGGCCTGACGGCGATGATGACCGTGCGGCACCGCCGGGCGAGTTCAGCGTTCGTTGCAGCGATGCCGATCCCGGGCCATGCGGCGGCGCATGCGTCCAGGCTCCTCTTGCTCTTCGACGAAACCACGACCTCATCGATCTGGAGCACCCCGGATGTAAGAAACCCGTTCACCAGCATGCTGCCCATCTGCCCGTAGCCGATAACCCCTAAACAGTCCATGATCCTTCTTCCCGTTGGTCTCCGTCATAATAAAGGATAGACGTTTTTCCGTGAGGGCTGATGTGAAAATAGTATCCGGGGGTACGATGGAACTGAGCAGGGAACCTCCCATTCTCCAGACAGGGGGAGTATTCATGGAACAATTCTGGCAGTGCGCTGGACGATAACTGAAAATGAATTGTCAGGAACTCCTGCCTGGATCAGGCATAATCTGTTACAGGAGTGCCTGGAATTCTTCGGGCGAGATCCCGGCCTGGAGAAGAATTGCCTGGAGCGTCTTTGGCGCAAGGGTCTTTTTGGAGTGGACGGGAACGGTGACGATGGCACCGCGCCGGGGGTGGTGGAGATAATGGTGGCTGCCCCGGATGCCAACCACCTCAAAGCCGGCTTTCTTCAAAGCGCTGATTACCTTCTCCCCGGTGATTCTAGGGAGTTTCATATCTCTGCGTTACTTGTATTGAGAGGGACAGAGACCTCAACCGGAATTGGCTTCCCCAGTTTTTTAGCCACCTCGATATACCCCGAGATCGCCTCCTCGATATGCGCCAGGGCCTCTTCCCAGGTAGACCCCTCGCTGATACATCCCGGAAGGGAGGGAACCGTTACGGTATACCCCCCATCTTCATTCTGTTCCATAAGGACTGTGTAGCGGAGACGAGTGGCTGACAACTGATCCCTCCAGTGGGAGGGTTGTCCATGACACTATATAGGGGTTATGTCGGCCAGGAGATGGACTCCGGCATTCATCTCTTCCCGGGATGGGGGTATTCTGCCTGGTTTCTTCATAACGCTGCTCGTTCATCATGGAAGGAGCGCATCCCAACAGTACCCTGCGACCGGGTATCCGCAGGGTTCAGAGCATGCTGGCGCATGTTCGCAAAGAATTGAGCAAGAGCCGGCGTCAAAAGCGCTGACACGACTTTCCCCCGGGTATCGCCTCACGGGGGAGGGACCGGGAGAGGGTGTCCCCCCATTGGCGCTAACGTTCGGCATGGAGACTCGTGCGGATACCGCCAATTCAGGAGACGAACGTCGGTTTCAGGTATTATTGACCGGTCTGCGATCAATCGTCCACCTCCTCGGAGAACGGTCTTGATCCTTGTCGAGGGGCAATCAACGAGAGCCCGACCGGTTCGCTCCGGGAGGTTATCATGCCTCGGGCAGGGTGGGGGGTTCGCGGTACCGCCGCCTGCGGGGAGGGGGCAAGCCCCCTCCCCGGTCCCCGCCCCCCGGGGCGATTCCCACCACGGCCCCCTGTCTGGGTGAGGCGGGGAACAGTCCAGATCCGGCATCCAGCACCGGGGTTCGTCAGATCCGGGTTTCAAGCAATTGACCGGGATTCAGCAAAGATTGAGACTCTCCGGTACCACCATGAGTGCACTGCACCCATGATACGTTAGCGCCAATGGGCTCGCCTCCTCTGTCCTAAGGTCGGGCCTCCGGCAGGATACCCACCACGGTCCCGGGGAAACGGCCCCGGTTCACTCTTGCATCCGGTGTGCCTACCTTCAAAGGTTCAAGCCCGAGGGCAGTGTCCCACGAACGCCTGCCGGGGTGGAATATATAGTCCGGCGGGGTGACTGTACTGGATCAAATGCCGCACGATTATCCAGAGACCGGTTCGGCCGCATCGCCGGAACTGCTTGCCCCTGCCGGGTCGCCGGAAGCCCTTGCCGCAGCAGTCGCCGCCGGCGCCGACGCGGTCTACCTTGCAGGGAGACGTTTCGGGGCCAGGCACTATGCGGCGAACTTCTCGGACGATGAGCTCCGGTCCGCCGTCGGTTACGCGCACCTCCGGGGTGTGCGGGTCTATGTCACCGTAAACACCCTCGTCAGTGACGCCGAACTCCCCGACGTGGTCCGCTACCTCCTCTGGCTCTACGAGACCGGGGTCGACGCGGTCCTGGTGCAGGACACCGGTGTGGCGGCGCTCGCCCGGGAGGTTGTCCCGGACCTCCCCCTCCACGCCTCCACCCAGATGACGATCCACAACCGCGAGGGCGTGGCCCGGGCCGCGCGAGAGGGGTTCTCCCGCGTGGTCCCGGCACGGGAACTCACCCTCCCCGAGATCGAGGATATCGCGGAGGTGCCGGGGATCGGCATCGAGGTCTTCGCCCACGGTGCGCTCTGCTACTGCTACTCGGGGCAGTGCCTCCTCTCCTCGGTCATCGGGGGCCGGAGCGGGAACCGGGGGATGTGCGCCCAGCCGTGCAGGAAGCCCTACCGGCTCGTGACCGCCGAGAAGGACGAGTACGGCCGCCCACGAAACCTCCGGGCCGTGCCTGCAGAGGGGCAGTACCTGCTCTCGACCCGCGACCTCGCGGTATACCCCAGCCTCGACCGGATAGCGCGCGCACCGGTGGCGTCGCTCAAGATCGAGGGGAGGATGCGCTCCGCAGAGTATGTCGCCACGGTGGTCGCCATCTACCGGCGCGCCCTCGACGCGATCGCCGCCGGGGAGGCCTGGTCGCCCTCTGGAGAGGATATGCGGGACCTTGCGCTTGCGTTCAACCGGAAGTTCACGGAGGGCTACATCCTCGGCGCATCCGATATCATGGCCCGCGACCGGCCCGGGAACCGCGGGATCCTGCTCGGCACGGTCGTCGGTTACGATCCCGGGCGGCGGGAGGCGACCGTCCGCCTCACCGGGGAGGTCGTGCCCCGCTCCGGCGACGGACTGGCCTTCTGCACGGAGGACCCCGAGCGCGACGTGGGCGCGGTCGTCCGCGGCACCCCTGCCGTCCGCCGCGGCATGGTGCGGGTCGGGGTTCCTGCGCCTGTCGGACGGGATACTGAGGTCTTCCTGACGAAGAGCGCGGACCTCGAGGCGCGGGCAACAAAGATCGCCGAGCATTTGGAGCCGCTGCCGATCGATGTTACGGTCACCTGGGATGACGGCACGCCCTGCTTTGAGGGGGTGCTCCCCGGGCGCGGCGGAGAACCGCTCCGGGTCTTGTACCGGGCAGACCTGCAGATGGAGCCGGCGCGGAGCCGGCCGCTCGCCCCGGAGGAGATCGCGGAGCAGTTCACCAGGACCGGGGGGACGCCGTTTGTTATCCGGCGACTGGACCTCCGCTACCCGGGCGGACTCTTTACGCCGCTGAGTGCGTTGAACCGGGTTCGCCGGACATTCTTAGAGAAGGTCGAAGAGGCCGTGGCCGCCGCGCATCGACCTGGGCCGGATGCGGTGCGTGCGGCCCGGGAACGGGCGGAAGCGGCGATCTCCGGGCTGGTGCGCACGGGCGGGGTCGCGAACCGGCTCCCATCGGTCTCGGTCTACACCGACACCCTTGAGGGCGTGGAGGCTGCTGTCCGGGGCGGCGCCCGGACCGTCTACTTCGAGCCGGCCGGTCCTGTGGTTCCCGCCCTCCTCGAGGAGGCCGCCGCCCTCTGCCGGGCGGGTGGTGCGGACGCTGTCTGGAAATGGCCGTCGATCACGCGACGCGCCTTCCTCGATGCAGCCGCCCCGCTCCTCCCGTCGCTCTACGATGCGGGCGTCCACGGTGTCATGGTGAGCGGGCTCGGCGCCGCTGATGCGGTGCGGGAGGCCGAACCCCGGATGAGGCTCTTTGGGGCAGCTGGGCTGAACGTCTGGAACCACTGTACCACGAGGGTTCTGGCCCCGCTCTTCCTGCGGTGCACGGCATCCCCCGAACTCCCGGCCGGCGACCTGGCCCGGCTGGCCGAGTTGACCGGGGACGCTCCCGGGCTCGAGGTGCTCGTGCAGGGGAACATCGAGGCGATGGTGACCGAGGACCGGCTGGCGGCGGTCTCCGGCGACCGGTTCCTGGGGCTGCAGGACCGGCGGAACCACGTCTTCCCGCTCCGGTGCGACAGCGAATCCCGGGTGTATATCGCCAACGCCGTCGAGACCTGCCTGATCGACCACCTGCCCCGGATCATCGGGATGGGCATCGATGCGGTCGCGATCGATGCGCGGGGACGGGGGCCCCGGTACGCCGGGGAGATGGCCCGGCTCTACCTTGCCGGGATCGAGTCCGTGGGCCGGGGAGACCCGGGCATGCTCGACGTGCTCAAGGATGAGGTAAAACAGCGGGCCCTCGGCGGTATCACCGGTGGGCATTTCGTCCGGGGACTTACAGGGTAAGCAGCCGGGGCTACAAGGAGGGACCTACGAGGACCGCCGTCTGCGGGGAGGAGGCGATCCTCCTCACACCGGCAAAATACGGTGAAACGCTTCACTAGTGGAGCATTTCAGCTGAAATTTCCCATGAAGACATCCCCGGTTTGGCGTCGTGCCCCGGGCATGGCTTCCTTATGGGGGGAGGGGGCTCGCCCCCTCCCCTGCCCCCACCCCCCAGGGTGATGTCCACCACGGTCCACAGCATGGGGTGAAGTGGGCGAATGGGGTCTTATCCTGCGTACAGCCGCTCGCTCTGCCCCATGAATTCTCTCGCGTGCGGCCGGCGATCAATCTCCCACACCAAAACCTACAAAAAGATGGCTTGAGGCACTATTCCGCCGGGTACTCTTCTTCAGTACACCAGACCTCAAGCACTGTATCTTCGGGCTCAACCTGGTCCGCATATGCCTGGGGCGTTGTTCCCGCATCCATCCATATGGTGTCGACCGGGTGGTCGGAGATGCGGTAGAGGCAGCGGTATTTCCAGGGCGATGCGGGTTTCACGTCGCGTTCGTAGATCTGTTGGGCAAGGCTGGACGAGCAGAAGATGCCCTTCTCAGGCTCGAAGAGAACCTCTTCGACGTACCGCTGGATGTACCACCGGAGCTCGGAGACGAGAGCAAGCGCACTCCCGAGCGACGCCGTCCGGATGCGCATACCGTACTCCAGCCTGTCGGGTTTGTAAAAACGAAGGGCATCCCTGCTGGTTTCGGAGTTAAGCAGGGTGGTGTAGAGATCAACACCCTCCGGCTGAATAAGGAGGACGTTCATCGTATATCATGTACGACCGGGAGGTCGATAAGGTTTCCCTGGAATGGAGCGTCCAGGGCAGCCGTACCGGTCAGGACAGGGACCTGACCTTCTGACGGCACATGGAGGAAACGATGTGGATTGGGGAGATCCACATCAGATATACATGCGGGTATCGGGTGTCGCCACCTCGCGCTTCACTTTTTTGATCGCCGCAAGGAAGTCATCCCGCTCAACGGCCCCGGCGTCGCGCCGGACCGCCATCATGCCCGCCTCACGGCAGATCGCCTGCAGCTCCGCGCCGGTGGTCTTCCCGGTAAGTTCCGCGATCCCGGCGAGGTCCACATCCCCGGCGAGGGTCATCTTCGCGGTATGGATCTTCAGGATCTCGAGGCGTGCCCCGTCATCAGGGAGCGGAACCCTGATGATCCGGTCGAACCGGCCCGGACGAAGGAGGGCCGGGTCCAGCATATCGATACGGTTGGTTGCCGCCATGATCCTGACGTTACCCCGGTTCCCAAACCCGTCCATCTCGGCGAGGAGTTGCATCAGCGTCCGCTGGACCTCGGCGCTTCCCGAGGTTCCGTCGTTGGTGCGCATGCTCCCGATCGCGTCGATCTCGTCGATAAAGACGATTGCCGGAGCACGCTCCCGGGCGAGGACGAAGAGTTCACGCACGAGTTGCGCGCCTTCCCCGATGTACTTATGGACGAGTTCGCTCCCCGACATCCTGATGAACCGCGCGTGGGACTGATGGGCGACTGCCTTTGCAATCAGGGTCTTCCCGGTCCCGGGCGGGCCGTAGAGGAGGATGCCTTTCGGGGGCTCAACACCCACACGCTCGTAGATCTCGGGTTTCGTGAGCGGGTACTCGACCGCTTCCCTGACCTCCTCGATCTCGTCTTTCAGGCCGCCGACCTGCTCGAACGTGACGTCCGGCTGTTCGTCGAGTTCCATGACCCTGACCCTGGAGTCGTAGATGTTGCCGATCGTCTTGACGATAGAGAGTGTATTATTCACCGCTACCTTCATCCCGGGCTTGAGGATGCGGTGGAGTTTCTCGTTGACCGTGGTGACGTATTCCTGGTTGTTGCCCTGCTGTCTGAGGTATACCTCGCCGTTATCGAGTACATCGACCACGGCTGCAACAAACAGCGGCATCCGTTTTAACTGGCCGTTCTCTTTTCTGAGCTGCAGGAGTTCTTTCTCGAGCAACTCGTTCTTTAGTTTATAATCCAGGATCTGCGCCTTCAGTTCCTGAATCTGGAGCGCAAGCATGTCGTGCTCGCTTCCAGGATTGTTGCCAAGGGTTTCGTCCATGTCACTCATATAGTTGGGTCTCCAACCTCAATATAATGTGGTGGTTGTAATTATGAAAGGTAGAGGCATATCCAGGGGCACCGGAACCGGAGAGCTCCTCGTTTCATCTGAGCCCATATCGTTTCTCTCGGGTGTCAACCCCGAGACCGGTACCGTCGTGGAACAGGGCCATCCGCTTGAAGGGCAATCGATCGCCGGGCGCGTGCTGGCCTTCCCGTACGGGAAGGGATCGACGGTAGGTTCCTACGTGATCTACGCGCTGAAGCAGAACGGTCTTGCCCCTGCTGCAATCATCAATACGGAGGCTGAACCGATCATCGCGGTCGGTGCGATCATCGCGGGGATTCCCATGGTCGACCGCCTCCCGCCGGAGTTCTCCCGCCTGCCCCCCGGCACCAGGGTGACAGTGAACGGGGATGCGGGCGAGGTTTCATATGATGAGACCGCGTGAGGGCAGTTGTGGAGACCTGCTACGAGATCCTCGGCGTCTCCCGGGACGCCACGCCTGACGAGATCCGGGCGGCGTACCGGAGGCTCGCCAAACAGTACCACCCTGATATCAACCAGGACCCGGATGCAAACGAGCGGTTCATCGCCATCCAGCAGGCATATGAGACGCTGATCGATCCTGAAGCCCGGGCACGCTACGACATCGCCCTCCAGGGTGGCGCCGGTCCTGCACCGCATGACCCGTTCCGGTACCGGGCTGCCGGCGGGAGCGGGTTCTCGTGGAGCTGGCAGATGCCTGAGTCAGGGGCCGGCAGGACCGGTCTCATCGCCCGCCTCTTCTTCTGGGCTGTCCTGGTTGTACTTATGCTTGTGCTATCGCTCCTCTTCCGGGTTGTCGCGGGGTGCCTGCGGCGGCAGGTCTCACGGTAGCGGAGCATTTCATCTAAATTTTCCATGAGGGCATCTCCGGGGTGGCGACCGGGAGGCCCCCCGGCTCTGTTGCATCGTGCCCCGGGTCCGGCTTGTGCGGGGAGGGGGTTTCGCGGTACCGTCCTGCGAGAGACGAGGGGACGGGGGGGCCCGGCCCCCCTCCCCGTCGGCCCCACCCCCGGGGCGATTCCCACCACGGTCCACAGCATGGGGTGAAGCGGGGGAATGGGGTGTTTTCATGCGTACAGCCGCTCGCTCTGCCCCATGAATTCTCCCACGTGGCTTTCCGCGTGAGTCTTCAGTACAGGGAGGGGATACTGCCTCACGCGCTCTCGCGAGGAAGTTCGCGAAGCCTTTACCTTAGGATTGTTACGCCCTCCTTCGCACACTTCAGTGTGAGGTGATGATCGCTCACCCTGCATCAGGACCCGCACGATACGGTGAAATGCTCCAGTAGTCCCCTCCCGGCATGCCTGCTCCGGTGAGGGCAGCGGGGCGCCGTCACCGGCCACCGCACCGGATCACGGGAAACCTTATCAGGTGTGAATCCCCGTGTGAGCCTGATCCCTATGGAGAAAGTGAAACGATACCGGTGCAAGTACTGTAACTACATCTACTCGCCGTTGCGGGGCGAGCCTCACCGCGGCATCCCGGCAGGGACTGCATTTGAGGATCTACCTCTGGACTACATATGCCCGGTCTGTGGTGCGACCGGCAAAGGGCCGATCGGGGCGTGGGGGTTTGAGCCATGGGAGCCGACAAGGTACGCCTGCAAGATATGCGGCTACGTGTACGACAAAAAGCGCGGTGAGCCGCTCCGGGGCTACCCGAAGGGCACAGCATTCGAAGACCTGCCTGAGGACTACACCTGCCCGGTCTGCGGCCTGGACCCGAAGATCACGAGTTTTTACGGGCCGGTCGGCAAGGCACAGTTTGAGCCTATCCTGGATGTCTGATAGGGAGGGGGCGAGCCTCTCCCGGTCCCTCCCTCCCCCGTCCGGGCGTATACCCGGTAGAATGCCGTGTCAGCGCTTTTAGCGCTGGATATTGCTCAATTCTTTGCGAACGTGCTTCAGAATGCTCTGAACCATATGGATATCCGGTTGCAGGGTACTGTTGGGATGTGCTCCCGGTCAAAAACAGTCAACGCTATACCGGTCCCCGTCCAACGATACTAGCACTATTACCCGGTCGCGTGACACAATGGAGAGCAAGCACAGCATTCTTGAGAAATACTTCGGCTACACGTCGTTTCTCCCCCACCAGGAAGAGATCATCGATGCTGTGCTCGCCCAAAGGGACGTCCTCGCCGTCATGGCGACCGGGGGCGGCAAATCCCTCTGTTACCAGCTCCCGGCGCTTGTCTTCGGGGGGCTCACGGTCGTCGTCTCACCGCTCATCGCCCTTATGAAAGACCAGGTCGACGGTCTGCGGGCGAACGGCATCCCTGCGGCGACGATCAACAGTTCGCTCGGGTACGGGGAGCGGCGGATCATCGAGCGGGTGATCCTCGAAGGCCGCATCAGGGTCCTCTATGTCTCTCCTGAACGTGCCGTGCAGCCGTTCTTCCTCTCGCTCCTCAAGAAGGCCGACGTCAGGCTCATCGCCATCGACGAGGCGCACTGCATATCGATGTGGGGCCATAACTTCCGGCCCGAGTACCGCCGGCTCCGGGTGCTCAAAGAACGGTTCCCGGCAGTCCCGGTCATCGCCCTGACCGCGACCGCCATCCCCGCCGTCCAGGACGACATCGCAAAGCAGCTCGCCCTGAAAAACCCTGCCCGGTTCGTCGGGAGTTTCAACCGGACGAACCTCACCTACCGGGTGGTGCCGAAGACCCGCTACTTCCCGCGGCTTGTGAGGTATCTCAACGAGCACCGGGACGATGCCGGCATCATCTACTGCTTCTCCCAGAAGGCGACGGAAGACCTCGCTGAGAAACTCCGGGGCAAGGGTTTTTCGGCGCTCCCCTACCATGCCGGCCTCCCTGACGCCGTCCGCGACGAGCACCAGGAGGCCTTCTCCCACGGCGACGTCGGTATCATCTGCGCCACCGTCGCCTTCGGCATGGGCATCGACAAGCCCGATGTCCGGTTCGTCATCCACACCGACCTCCCAAAGGACCTCGAGTCCTACTACCAGGAGACCGGCCGGGCGGGGAGAGACGGGGAGCCGGCGGACTGTATTCTCTTCTACAGCCGGGGCGACTACAACACGATCCGCTACCTCATCGAGAAGGAGTGTGCCGATGCGACGCGGAAGGATGCGGCCTACCGGAAGGCGGGAGCGATGCTCGACTACTGCGAGACCACCGGGTGCCGGAGGAAGTTCCTGCTCACCTACTTCGGTGAGGCCTACCCTGAGGAGCGGTGCGGAGGGTGCGACCGGTGCGAGACGCCGGTGAAGGTCTTTGATGGGACCCGTGCGGCATCGATGATCATCGCCTGCATCAGCGAGGTCGGGGAGCGGTTCGGGGCGTCCTATGTCGCTGATGTGCTGGTAGGGTCGAAGAGCGCGAGGGTTCGCGAGAACGGGCACGACGCCCTCCCTGCCTACAACTCGGGCGAGGGCTACACCCGCGACCAGTGGCTGCGCTTCGTCCAGGAGATGGTCAGGAAGGGGTTCATCACCTCGACCGGCGGCCGGTACCCGGTCCTCGTGCTGAATGACCGGAGCAGGGAGGTGGTCGGGGGCAGTCTCCCGGTGCCGCTCACCGAACCGGAACCGGCGGGCGTCGTCGCGGCAGAAACCGCTGACGACTATGACGAGGTTCTCTTCGCGCGGCTCCGCCAGCTCCGGAAGGTCGTTGCCGACCTCGAGCACGTGCCGCCGTTCGTCGTCTTCCACGACCGGAGCCTCAAAGAGATGGCGAAGTACTACCCGCGCACCGGTGTTGCGTTCCTCCAGGTCTACGGCGTCAGCGAGGGGAAACTGCAGCGCTATGGCAGGATGTTCCTTGACGCCATCGACAAACACTGCGCTGAAGCGGGAATCGCGCCGGAGCGCCGCCGCGGGTAATGTGGTTCTGCGTAAAGCGCCACCGGTTCGATCTCAACTCGATGTCTTAATGAGTGCAGAGTGCGTATGCGAATATACCAGGCACCATGCGGCTCATATCATGGAACGTAGATCTCTTCCGCTCCGGTCCAAAGAGCGTGGAGAAGAAGGTCGAAGCGGTCTGCCAGCACTCCCCTGATATCGTCGCCTTCCAGGAGGTGACGGACCGGGATCTGCCGCTCTTCCGCGAAGAACTGGAGAATTACGGGCTGCTCTACATTGTAGACAGCCTTGCGCTGGTTGAGATCGCCCGGGTGGCCTATATGGCCGAGCGGTTGAACGATCTCAGGGCGCGAAACCCGAGTGACCCGTTCCAGTTCGCATACAGCATCTCCCGGCTCTCCGAGCAGTGCTCACCGTTTGGGGAGCCGAAGGATCTTGGGTGCCTGATAGCGAGCAGGTACCCGCTCACCCCACTCAATCCGCTCGATTTTGACGTCCCGTGGAAACAGCAGGTGGTCTCTGCCGTCGTCAGTGCGCCCCGGGGTGAGATCGAGGTCCACAACGTCCATGTTCCCACGGCGATAGGCGGCCGGAGAAACGAGATCGTCAAGGCCGAGACACTGGTCGGGATCTACCAGCGCCTTGCCGTCAGGTCGGCAAGACCGCGGATCCTCTGCGGTGACCTCCACAGCCCTGAGGCGGAGCTCCCCGACGGGACGATCGTCCCCTTTTACCGCGACATCCTCCAGGACGGACCCCTCACTGCAGCCTCCGGAAGCGAGGAGTACCTCGGGCGGCCGCGAAAGTGGTGGTACAACGCCGAGATGAACGTCCTCTGCGGCCTTGCGAGATACGACCTCCCCGACGTCTTCCGGAGGCTGCACGGTTACCGGGCCCGGGAGTACAGCTGGTGCCCCGACCGCGGACCTGAGGATGTCCCGAAGTGTAAGCGCTACGATCACATCTTCGCGTCTGCGAGCCTCAACCCGACGGCGTGTTGGTACCTGCACGACCTGCGGGGGCAGGGGTTGAGCGATCACTCCGGTGTCCTGATGGATTTTGACCCGTGATCTGGGGTTGTCTCTCGTGGTGCGGGCTCCCGGGATACATTCTATGAAACTCTCCCGCACGGCTTTCCGCGCAAGACCGGCGATCACGCCAACGCACCCTCAAGGTAAGATGAAATAGCCCAGTAGTGGACTATTTCAGCTAACATTTCCCATGAAAAACCGCCCCGATTTGGCGACTGGGAGGCTCTTCAGGTCCGGCTTGTGCGGGGAGGGGGCGAGCCCCCTCCCCTGCCCCCTCCCCCAGGGTGATTCCCACCACGGTCCACAGCATGGGGTGAGAGCCTGGGGAATGAGGTGTTTTCCTGCGTACAGCCGCTCGCTCTGCCCCATGAACGCTCCACACCCCTTCGCGATCTTCCGCGTGATCCATGCCAGAACCCGCAAAATAAGATGAAATGCTCCACTAATGCAACGATTCTTAATTACCGGCACTCTCAACGGAGGGGAGTATCGACCTTTTTTACACGCTATCCTGGGGGTTGCATCCCGGAGGACGGCGTTTCACCGGATATACGCCCGGGCAGGGTTGGGGACGGAGGGGAGCGCTCCGCGGGGGATGGGACGAAGGCCAGATATGGTCTGTTCATTTGGAATCAGTGTACTTAGGATCGTAAAAGAGTGGGGGTTCCCCGGCCCCCGGTGCGCCACTACGGCGCCTGTCCTTTTACTTTTTCGTCAGGCTTCTGTTACTCGCCGCTGAACTTCTTCTGGTTCTTCTCCATCACTTTCTTCTCCTTCCTCTCCTCTTTTAGTTTCTTTTTCTCCAGTTTCTCCTGCATCTTCTCTATCTTCTTCTTCTCCTTCATTGCGTTGACATCCCCCTTCCCGTTGCCGTCACCCAGCTTCTTCCCGTTGCCTGGGTTGATCACGGATACGGCACCGGTGCCGGCTACCGAGATGGGGCCGTTCTCTGTCGTGACGTTGCCGGTCACGGTCAGGTTGGTGTC is a genomic window of Methanoculleus bourgensis MS2 containing:
- a CDS encoding type I 3-dehydroquinate dehydratase encodes the protein MKIVVSVEDAGVIDEAVKYSPTFIEIRLDRMAGDLLDQVRVIREKTAIPLIATLRSREEGGRFVGNADLWTRIIGPITRYVDFVDVEARYRDHAPLIKSQGVQILASLHTSEMPTPPELGKIESMLRSYGDIPKIVVKPRTTDDLLALVAFTHQAQKPICTSIMGAEFRYARAILPLFGSEFMFCHAGTPTAEGQYHIQEARQIADLLK
- a CDS encoding pyrroline-5-carboxylate reductase family protein — encoded protein: MDCLGVIGYGQMGSMLVNGFLTSGVLQIDEVVVSSKSKRSLDACAAAWPGIGIAATNAELARRCRTVIIAVRPQEIMTVLREIVPVMDGDEHIVSLAAGVGLADLEAAFTGSVTRVVPTVTSAVGQGTTLICHGRQIGMNDALRVEGIFSSIGDVVLVEEDELPAATLLSSCGPGLLAAIIEELAGATARASGLSPDQTLVLATGMVTATAAYLRETGEAPSDLIRRVATGGGITEVGVQELRQRLPGVFDEVFAAMLERHDAMGE
- a CDS encoding type II toxin-antitoxin system HicA family toxin; protein product: MKLPRITGEKVISALKKAGFEVVGIRGSHHYLHHPRRGAIVTVPVHSKKTLAPKTLQAILLQAGISPEEFQALL
- a CDS encoding type II toxin-antitoxin system HicB family antitoxin produces the protein MSATRLRYTVLMEQNEDGGYTVTVPSLPGCISEGSTWEEALAHIEEAISGYIEVAKKLGKPIPVEVSVPLNTSNAEI
- a CDS encoding DUF3656 domain-containing U32 family peptidase — translated: MPHDYPETGSAASPELLAPAGSPEALAAAVAAGADAVYLAGRRFGARHYAANFSDDELRSAVGYAHLRGVRVYVTVNTLVSDAELPDVVRYLLWLYETGVDAVLVQDTGVAALAREVVPDLPLHASTQMTIHNREGVARAAREGFSRVVPARELTLPEIEDIAEVPGIGIEVFAHGALCYCYSGQCLLSSVIGGRSGNRGMCAQPCRKPYRLVTAEKDEYGRPRNLRAVPAEGQYLLSTRDLAVYPSLDRIARAPVASLKIEGRMRSAEYVATVVAIYRRALDAIAAGEAWSPSGEDMRDLALAFNRKFTEGYILGASDIMARDRPGNRGILLGTVVGYDPGRREATVRLTGEVVPRSGDGLAFCTEDPERDVGAVVRGTPAVRRGMVRVGVPAPVGRDTEVFLTKSADLEARATKIAEHLEPLPIDVTVTWDDGTPCFEGVLPGRGGEPLRVLYRADLQMEPARSRPLAPEEIAEQFTRTGGTPFVIRRLDLRYPGGLFTPLSALNRVRRTFLEKVEEAVAAAHRPGPDAVRAARERAEAAISGLVRTGGVANRLPSVSVYTDTLEGVEAAVRGGARTVYFEPAGPVVPALLEEAAALCRAGGADAVWKWPSITRRAFLDAAAPLLPSLYDAGVHGVMVSGLGAADAVREAEPRMRLFGAAGLNVWNHCTTRVLAPLFLRCTASPELPAGDLARLAELTGDAPGLEVLVQGNIEAMVTEDRLAAVSGDRFLGLQDRRNHVFPLRCDSESRVYIANAVETCLIDHLPRIIGMGIDAVAIDARGRGPRYAGEMARLYLAGIESVGRGDPGMLDVLKDEVKQRALGGITGGHFVRGLTG
- a CDS encoding DUF5804 family protein, coding for MNVLLIQPEGVDLYTTLLNSETSRDALRFYKPDRLEYGMRIRTASLGSALALVSELRWYIQRYVEEVLFEPEKGIFCSSSLAQQIYERDVKPASPWKYRCLYRISDHPVDTIWMDAGTTPQAYADQVEPEDTVLEVWCTEEEYPAE